The window ttttattatttatccaattatatattaatttaaaaaaatattttttgggTCTAGAACAACGGATATTTAACCATATAGAAATAACTAAGCTTCTTATTTTACTTTCTGataatagttttatattttgaactTTTTCATTAGataaacaaatttttaataacattttaCATTCGTTGTATCCtacatattcatttatttcaattttattccaagttttgtctatttttttttccaactCTTTATTcggttcataatttttatcattacaatttttaccatttttaccatttttataatatatatagttatcCATTGAATCTCCACTAGAACTATATGATTCAAaaaatttatcatatatggtattttttattttttgttttttttcattttcttctataTCATCTTTTTCGCTAACCAAACTGTTGGCCTCTTCCCCTCTTTCAATTCTCCCCTTTTCAATTCTGTCCTTTTCAATTCTGCCTTTTTCAGTGTTTGCCACATTTTCTTTGCCAACTGAGCTATTTTCACAAATATAACTATTATGTTCATCATCTGAATTTGAATAATTTGAAaacttaaatttataaaagagATATGTTTTTAGAAACCATTCAGCATAGCGAAAATCGATTTTAGGGttgaataaatatacaagATCTTTAGAAGAAAAATTTCTTtcaaataaatcattatctaatataaataaatagaaTAAAGAAATGATACAAGATACATATAATTGTGGATACATATAAAGTGTATTCAAAATTTCATccatgattttttttttttcttcactaggagaataaaataatatttttcgtattttactaattttattatcatttgtTAATTctaaagataataatatatttttaacaattttaaaattgtCTACAGAATATAAAAAGCTTTCACTATTTTCGTTATTTTCGTTATTTTCGTAATTTTCGTAATTTTCGTAATTTTCGTAATTTTCGCAATTTTCGTAATTTTCATCCCCATTATTAAACTGGTGATCTAATTTATCGACAGAAAAGTTATTTAGCAACATTTCATTTGAATATGTTCTAGTTAaatttgaaatatattttttttgaaattttaATGATTTATCATCATATTCAATATTTTGGATTCGATCGTTTAACAactctttatttatttttttggatTTGCATTCAGCacgttttttatttttactatttttactatttttttcgcttttttcgtttttttcgtttttttcatttttttcattttttccattttttccattttcgTGAGATTCACATCTATCTTTGTAATATGTTCGGTCTTTATCACTTTTATTTCCTTTATATGTTTgaaatttttcatatttatcaaTGCCAAAGTGTTCTATATAATCATTATAGGCATCACTTATTTGTGGTGTATCATtaggatatatatatttttttaaattttctttttctcttGAAGTGTAATACATATCTGAATAATCATTACTTTCTCTTTTATAAGAATTAGacattttttcacatttCATATCATGTgtcttattatttataagcttTTGAAAAATGTCAAATGaacttgatttttttttttcatttttttcgtaaAATTTATCTAATtcattttctctttttaatgaatcatttgtttcaacattttttttttctaataatctttttaaatgaaaaaaattactcGAAAAAAATCCAAGACCTTTTGTAGCATAaccactattattatttacagttgaattattatcattatttttttgaaaaaaattattattttctttttcttcatttttatgattttttttttttaaaacattattaATTGGttcatcataatttttatttaaaataattccatctaaatattttttttcatttttattatatatttttttaaaccccttttctcttttttcatcttcactactataattgttattatcatcatcatcatcatatTCTTCTATTGGGTAATTGTTGTATACTTGATCATGATTttctaaataattttttttatatttatgtttattatCTATGTAATTTGTATAACTAATTTTATCTCGATATTTCATTCTATCTTTTTCTCTAAATTTATCTTTATCTTTTCCATTATGTCTTCCTCTTTTTTCATCTATATATTTGTCTCGATTTCGTAAAATGTTATTTTGAGAATAATTTGTTCTTATAACATCTATTTGGtcatttaaattatcttCTTTTGAAATATGAACATATTGTttgctcatttttttttcaattttattaatggaatatatatctttagtattattttcattgttaaaattatataaattttctttattctttttattatccCAAAAAGaggtaaaaaaattatttatattattttcaaattttaaattttcttttaatatatcatttGATTTTCGACTatgttcttttttttttttttttttttttttataatttaattctTCTCTTTCAATTTCTCCTTTTCGTATATTTACTATGtttccattatttttttttttatcgaaaaaattaaaaaagctAAGTTGTATagctttatcattttcatcttcTTCTTGTTCACTTTGAATATCTTCTACTGAAGAAATTGAGTTATTAAAACTTtcattcattatttttgattttcttttttttgaacagttcttttcttttcttttctttttttcatttatagtTGCCCAATATAATTCATTATCTTCTTCGCCCTCTTCTTCCTCTTCCTCTTCTTCCTCCTCTTCGTCTTTTTCTTCCATTTCCTCAACAAATTTTGATCCCCATTCTTTTATTTCACTATCATTTGTATCATcttcttttttgttttttttagtaCTATgtttaatgttttttttttttttaataaagctTGAATTTTGGCTTAatgctttttttttcgtcATCTCTTTATGATTTCTAACttgttttatttcttttattgtTGAATTTAATTTAGATACTTGGTTATTTCTATTAAGATCTGTATCTTTGgttatatttttgattttttttattattgtaggatctatatttttatatttatttgtttctttATTATCTCGTATATTTTGCTTACTCTTATTAACATATTCATTAAAGCTTTTTTCTATTTCATGATTTGAATCATAATCATCTTTTTTATCTTCTTCGGTAAAATAAGACAGACTAATATTATCAccatcattatcatcattatcatcatttaaattgaagctatttttattactattttttttttttttttccacttttttttttttttttatatcccCTTTTCGATTTTGttcattcatatttttatttaatttattgtaattttcattatcattCAAATTAATATCTCTTTGATTCGTTTCATCAGCTTGGCTATTATCATCATAGATATCTCGATGCTCACTtggtttttttattttggaaTTTACTTCTACATTTTTACCCCCTTTTGCTTTGTTATCGCCACTATCGCCACTATCGCTACTATCACTACTATCGCTACTATCGCTACTATCactattatcattattatcatgtTTAGAGAAATCGGATGAattgtttaaaaataaatctgTTTTGGAATTATCTTTGACACTTTCGTctaaaatgtttaaaaacAAATCTGTTTTGGAATTATCTTTGACACTTTCGtctaaaatgtttatattaaaattgtgGTCTTCCATTTTGTTTTCTACTTTTTTTTCGTCTTTTTTTTCGTCTTTTTTTTCTGCCTTTTTTTCTGGCCTTTTTTCTGCCTTTTTTTCtgccttttttatttttatattatctgcTTCGCTTTTGCTTTTGTTAATTTCTATACTTGGTCGATCATTTTTCGAGGCatcattttgttttgttAAATCGCTGGAAGTTTTAGTTTTATCTATTTTTGagataatattataatcatcAAAATTGTCGTTAATTATACTAGCTACACTAATATTACTACTTGAATTTTGTTCGTgtcctttttttaatttgtttgtattttttttttgtatataaatattttcttttttttcagaaATAGTATCAGAAtctttttccttttctaatattatattttcttcattttctggTACACTAACATCActtgtttctttatttttattttcttctttcaATTCTTCATCCTCTCCAAAATTATTAtcgctattttttttttctatttcatCATCTTTTTCACTCAAAcatcttttattttcatcttcttTAAGATTATTATTAGTTGGGTAATTTACCTGATCGGAGAAATCTGAAtcgttatttttttcgtccGTTTCGTCTGCATCTTCTTCTGTTTGTTTGCCTGCATCTTCGTCTGTTTGTTTGCCTGCATCTTCGTCTGTTTGTTTGCCTGCTTGTTCGACCGTTTTTACATCGCCCCCAGTTTTGTCTTCATCAGAAATGGTCGGAATTGAAATgaaattttcttttatgatatttttgTTGTATGCAAATAAAGATTGCAAGTTTTTATATTCCCTTATAAAATCTTCATATACATTATCTTTAACAGACCTTTTTTTTCCATGATTTCCAGATTCATAAATTTCTTCACTTTTATTCGAATCATGATTAATATTTTCCTCTATAGCTAATATAtccttattattttcatttttttcaaaattattttcggTATGTTTcacatcatcattattattatcttgaCCCTTACAATCATTGTCTTTGGAATCGGAAAGATGGTTAATatctttgttttttttattcatttttattgctTCGGGACtatttaaattgtttttttctattttattaacTTCAGTTTTGtgaaaattatttgaattatcaTCCACATTTTGTGGTAAGAATTCAAGTGTATTATCTTCAAAAGagttaattaatttttttcctcttttttcattatatttttttttttttatggtaATATCTTTTTGATAATCGCTATCAACATTTTCAACgttttcaacattttcaacattttcaacattttcagCATTTTCAGCATTTTCAgcattttcaacattttcagCATTTTCAATTATATTGTTAGGTTCTAAATTATCAGACAGATATTGTtcgatattatataattcacCATGTTGTATACTccctttttctttttcacaattatttatattattatctgATTCGGTTATTCCCCGTTCTTTgggtttctttttttttttttccattttttatatgactaatatattaattaatttttctcttttattattctagTTTTCCTCCTTTAATAATTTTCGGATATCTTTGTGAAGATAATATTGTGTGATTTCATTTTATCTCCACATTATGAAATATTCAAATATGCCTTTTTCATATAAgatattatatgtatgtatatgtatgtatatatatgtatgtatatgtatgtatatatatgtatgtatatgtatgtatgtatgtatatgtatatttttttttgtcaccTAAAATCGGAAtgtatagaaaaaatatttaataattatgtatCAGTACAAATTTTAGATTTAGAAAATgccatcattttcatttcctGATGGCATATAtaactaataaatataaaggtatgcaatttatatttttttctttatttttttctttatttttttctttatttttttaaagaaattTCATAAATTATGGTTATATTATTCCCtcttataatttatagaAATCGTTGATATATTGTCAAAAGAAatctaaattattttttttaaattattgttttttatttttaattttaccttgtaataaaaatgcaatataaaagtattacatatataatatattatattatatacattttttttttattaattttattttttactaaatatttttctcGTATACCTTTCTCGGTAGTATAAGtactgtttttttttttttctttatcataattattgttccaactatttataattacatttttttttattcttattattgtataattattattaagttgttttaaattttattaattttatttaattttatttttttattacttatTCTGTATAAGCAAAATTATGGTACTATATTTGATAATCTCCgttgtttgttttttttttttttttttttttctttttttttaccctaaaccctgaaaaaatatgttagcttttatcaaaaaatataagtttttaatttattttctaaataggTATATTTGGATAATTTATTCAAacattacattttttatttttttaattttatcacataaaaattaatgtattTGTGATGATATATTTCTTATTGGGGCCATCTAATAcatttctcattttttatcacaaattattatttatattattatacaattttttatatcatatcTATAACTTTACATtcttttcaattttatttacatataagACAATTCCTTACTCCAAAACATATGTATATCAAATAGCGAACAGCTTATGACAAAATAATGTAGCCCCTTTTCTTCGCTCATTTTATATGATACACATAACTAGCCACTGAAATAAAATGAGCGAAGAAAAGGGCGTTGCACACACACATTTGCTATATCTATGCCCATTTGTTATATCTACGCCCATTTGTTATATCTATGCACATTTATGATAGCACATGTATGATAGCACAAGTGTTACATACAATTAGAGAATGCCAATTcaagtataaataaatacccGTTACGGGAAACTATTTaaagttgaaaaaaaaaataataagttatAAATCGAGCTGATATAAgcttaatataaattagacATTATTTGgtctattatttttatatatttttatgcataaacctttggaaatatatattcatttgttATGAGAAAAGGCATTTTTTACAAGACAATAAGAAATGGAAATTACATTTATAagtgttttattttataggtacatatgtttttttaaaagattacaaaattgtatatttttttttagaaaattgAAACAGGTTTAATTTTATACAGTATAATAGTCATATTCGTTTTTATACaacttgaaaaaaaaaaaataaaataaaaaaaataaaaataaaaaaaaataaaaataaaaaaaaataaaaaataaaaaataaaaaataaaaaaaggtaTTGTATTGTATTGTATTGTATTGTATTGTATTGTATACACTGTAAAAATGAtcaatgttttatatttcgATGTTCATGGGAATAAAATGAatccttttaattttaaagatCGAAAATTAGTATATGAAAGAGAAAGACACacaaaagtatataaaaaaaatgttattcctttattataaaatgttatgttaaaatatacattttttagtTGCTACTTTGAATTTTTCTCCTTATGCactattataaattatgcatggaaataaaaatcgTAGTTATACATACAAAAgtatacacatttttattatgctATTTATAGATATAATCTAGAAATTTAATCAATAATATTGTGCATGCCAAATTAGTAGATATTCAATGGTCAATTGGTGCCATAACCAAAACTAATATGTCTAAAAATTAAGtttgtttttaaaacaatttgtTCATACTAAAAagtaaatgaaaaaaaaaaaaaaaaaaaaaaaaataataacaatagtaataataacaatataataacaatagtaataatagcaATAGTAGTGGTAATAATGCAATAGTAGTGGTAATAATGGCAATAGTAGTGGTAATAATGGCAATAGTAGTGGTAATAATAACCCCTTTCTATGTTTAaccaatttaaaaatttaatagtacattttttttgaattatttgatttattagtattataataatatttatattttgtccCTGtacttttaaataattttttttaatttttgttgccataatttacaaaaaaactTAGCATTTTTTCGATTTTCATTTCGTAAATTAAATcgtttatttctttttttttctattctatttattttatgtgcatttttttttactacgGTTTTGTTGTTAAttgtttgttttatttagTGCTTAATGCAGTTGCTATAAACTATTTATGGgtcctcttttttttttcataatttctgTGGATAGTATATAGttgtataatattaattctcatatatatgtgcatgtaataattaaactttattttctataataatagaaaaaaaaaaaatatatatattttttgtagcTAAATCGGCTGatcgaaaaaaaagaaaaaaacggACACACATAgttaaacatatattattaagaAGTTTTATGATTTatctacttttttttttaatcgtATATATcgaaaattttaataattaaaaaatatgataaaattaatgtaaatattgtcaccaatttttataattaaattttttttaatttgttcaaATTTGTGCGCAAATGTATATTAAAAGTTATTATAGATTTAATCTATTTTCATATAGTAACAGACGATAAATAACgttaaattcaaaaaatatttaataatataaaataataaaaataaaaagtactTTCatctataaataaaataagtgaaaaaaatgagcaaataatatataacctttaaaaatatatatatgcaaccACCCCAATATATGTTCGATTTATTTCATTCATATATTTGTGCAGCATTAATATAACTTTCCATATATATAGTACAATTccgattatatataataattatacgTCGATTGGTAATAAAATTcgaaaattttttatatagattaaaatgcattttaaatgttcattatttttccacacataaaaaaaaaaatatatataattgcatatacattatatacacacaatttaaacaattttaatttacaagttaaaaaaaaaataagaaaaaataaaaagggtGAGTAAGACCgaggagaaaaaaaaacaaaagatgtatataaagttataaaataaaaaaaaatgaatttcaaacaaaataaatattatatttttttagtatcCTTATTTGTTTTGGctaaatatgataataatgttGGGCCatgtaatttaaaaaattcactAAATGGGGAATCctatatttcaaaaaatttgatttattttaaaaatgtaactAATTATCGAATATTAGAAGCAGAACTTATGGATGtagaaaatgtaaaggaaaatCTAAAGTATGTACAACAAGCTAAAATggaagaaaatgaattaaatgtTGAGGGTAATGCACAAAAAGAAAGTCCAGTATCTCGTGTAAAATCAAAAAGTGAAATATTAATAgaagaaaaaacaaatttaaatgaaaCTAGTACATTTATTACTGACGAATTAATATCTAAATATTTAAACATATGTGATAGTGTACATAATAATACTTTCacttataataatgatgaatcTTTTAATAAAAGTGAAGATTGTACtttacataaaaatttagtagatgaaaaaaataattcaaattatgaaataataggacatggaaaattaaaagatgTATCTATTTATGGTATGAATTATGCATTACGAAATATTTCAGCAATTAAAGAATGGAATACCCATATAtcttatttaaattatttaaatttaacaaaagaaacgattgaaaataaaataaaaaaacatgaacAAATAGATCCAAGTAAACATACATTAAATGATACAGAACTgtcaaataataatagttatCTCTATTTAGTAAATGGTTTACCATGGCCATTTAGAAGTCATGATAGTCCATATgaatattatcaaaaatatttccCCGATAAAAATATGCTTTTAATAGTTAATAGATCAATCAAAAATGCTTTTAAAGATGTTTCAGGTTATACTAGAATtagaaattatgaaaattttttttgtttatattcaaaaaataatgatatgtATACCCCAGGTTTAGATTATGTCTCATCAATTCTTTATGATGTAAGTATTCCaccatttttaaaaaatagtataCTTAATCAATTATTTCCAAAACTTAT is drawn from Plasmodium yoelii strain 17X genome assembly, chromosome: 2 and contains these coding sequences:
- a CDS encoding StAR-related lipid transfer protein, putative, which translates into the protein MNFKQNKYYIFLVSLFVLAKYDNNVGPCNLKNSLNGESYISKNLIYFKNVTNYRILEAELMDVENVKENLKYVQQAKMEENELNVEGNAQKESPVSRVKSKSEILIEEKTNLNETSTFITDELISKYLNICDSVHNNTFTYNNDESFNKSEDCTLHKNLVDEKNNSNYEIIGHGKLKDVSIYGMNYALRNISAIKEWNTHISYLNYLNLTKETIENKIKKHEQIDPSKHTLNDTELSNNNSYLYLVNGLPWPFRSHDSPYEYYQKYFPDKNMLLIVNRSIKNAFKDVSGYTRIRNYENFFCLYSKNNDMYTPGLDYVSSILYDVSIPPFLKNSILNQLFPKLILDLNQCSRKYTKIGLSLTDEEKATYLLLLQSKGHNKKLKSVDNKIKNSLNSVDDTEKPNVLWIIFVSPIYKMIEICSGLIQKTISIFQ
- a CDS encoding ubiquitin carboxyl-terminal hydrolase 1, putative — translated: MEKKKKKPKERGITESDNNINNCEKEKGSIQHGELYNIEQYLSDNLEPNNIIENAENVENAENAENAENVENVENVENVENVDSDYQKDITIKKKKYNEKRGKKLINSFEDNTLEFLPQNVDDNSNNFHKTEVNKIEKNNLNSPEAIKMNKKNKDINHLSDSKDNDCKGQDNNNDDVKHTENNFEKNENNKDILAIEENINHDSNKSEEIYESGNHGKKRSVKDNVYEDFIREYKNLQSLFAYNKNIIKENFISIPTISDEDKTGGDVKTVEQAGKQTDEDAGKQTDEDAGKQTEEDADETDEKNNDSDFSDQVNYPTNNNLKEDENKRCLSEKDDEIEKKNSDNNFGEDEELKEENKNKETSDVSVPENEENIILEKEKDSDTISEKKENIYIQKKNTNKLKKGHEQNSSSNISVASIINDNFDDYNIISKIDKTKTSSDLTKQNDASKNDRPSIEINKSKSEADNIKIKKAEKKAEKRPEKKAEKKDEKKDEKKVENKMEDHNFNINILDESVKDNSKTDLFLNILDESVKDNSKTDLFLNNSSDFSKHDNNDNSDSSDSSDSSDSSDSGDSGDNKAKGGKNVEVNSKIKKPSEHRDIYDDNSQADETNQRDINLNDNENYNKLNKNMNEQNRKGDIKKKKKVEKKKKNSNKNSFNLNDDNDDNDGDNISLSYFTEEDKKDDYDSNHEIEKSFNEYVNKSKQNIRDNKETNKYKNIDPTIIKKIKNITKDTDLNRNNQVSKLNSTIKEIKQVRNHKEMTKKKALSQNSSFIKKKKNIKHSTKKNKKEDDTNDSEIKEWGSKFVEEMEEKDEEEEEEEEEEEGEEDNELYWATINEKKKRKEKNCSKKRKSKIMNESFNNSISSVEDIQSEQEEDENDKAIQLSFFNFFDKKKNNGNIVNIRKGEIEREELNYKKKKKKKKEHSRKSNDILKENLKFENNINNFFTSFWDNKKNKENLYNFNNENNTKDIYSINKIEKKMSKQYVHISKEDNLNDQIDVIRTNYSQNNILRNRDKYIDEKRGRHNGKDKDKFREKDRMKYRDKISYTNYIDNKHKYKKNYLENHDQVYNNYPIEEYDDDDDNNNYSSEDEKREKGFKKIYNKNEKKYLDGIILNKNYDEPINNVLKKKNHKNEEKENNNFFQKNNDNNSTVNNNSGYATKGLGFFSSNFFHLKRLLEKKNVETNDSLKRENELDKFYEKNEKKKSSSFDIFQKLINNKTHDMKCEKMSNSYKRESNDYSDMYYTSREKENLKKYIYPNDTPQISDAYNDYIEHFGIDKYEKFQTYKGNKSDKDRTYYKDRCESHENGKNGKNEKNEKNEKNEKSEKNSKNSKNKKRAECKSKKINKELLNDRIQNIEYDDKSLKFQKKYISNLTRTYSNEMLLNNFSVDKLDHQFNNGDENYENCENYENYENYENYENNENNENSESFLYSVDNFKIVKNILLSLELTNDNKISKIRKILFYSPSEEKKKIMDEILNTLYMYPQLYVSCIISLFYLFILDNDLFERNFSSKDLVYLFNPKIDFRYAEWFLKTYLFYKFKFSNYSNSDDEHNSYICENSSVGKENVANTEKGRIEKDRIEKGRIERGEEANSLVSEKDDIEENEKKQKIKNTIYDKFFESYSSSGDSMDNYIYYKNGKNGKNCNDKNYEPNKELEKKIDKTWNKIEINEYVGYNECKMLLKICLSNEKVQNIKLLSESKIRSLVISIWLNIRCSRPKKYFFKLIYNWINNKNDNFNKKKNLFNLLKEEKKYNKNITKVCFSYFLQFLIKYKENCSNDIIYTLYLIDENELKLHSKKFIEKNKININKFISIWNIMCILFWDTKKIHNFTFFKKNNNNYYYDFMLIFLKNFYEYIFPANAQIFQNAYLKKTINFNSISTTNLINQPHNKPSSKISSKLSSKMSSKMSSKLSSKLSSKLSSKMSSKLSSSYPEPQNYNDESDNFDLFDVENIIKYFDFNDVSNIDINTKNFTSSQSRDNNPDSLGTNHSETIESETREDAEQPGQAKENTENANGIKNMLKFIIQKIKKEKNIISCVDINEIIMLVFLGICIKIVICRISNLLNSKTCLEQFYYFINHKILGLRKFKYSHIVLIYFIPFFKKYYFLWKFIEHEIDPEIIKLINAIINNLENLQINKNINNIENNSKLHPYIRSNTSLPEIDHLSFPLKNNKLNNRFTNLNIQSNPHYYKTNFSHTPSIESNNNNNNNLKQNNISFSSDMLISDPFNVKNKKNKKIKKKNSENSKNSENSENSKNSENSEKIGDTHSNVTHGYSNGYFELGCQNKNVHKNVHKNVNNNINYLQSNSLFKLNENCDQGITYDDMFRNEDENDEDENENDENENDENDGNYFDKNKNKTRNVKEYITNLHFNNLPDYLTCLKSGNDNKKKKKKKIKDQYQSQSQSQSQGQSKNSKEQENEEGENKNTSKLIGQNEDIPFYYISDNENSGNKISKTGNPARKYLLNNFEENKYKQNNKLNIHKNNGISKFPTISYEDVENSNNMIDTKTQNNYLDLEMNRRKKESFSSSKRLTNIESVKGFNSDNGGDNNDDDNDENDGEAINSRKRGQASEHIGNYIRNHNNIKSKECEQFLREQNKKKELEISQKKGIYIVNSTTNNNYEEINIINNNTEKKKQINSDLLVQKRPKYLMLPINMIELKKMQKGKLRHPPVGLMNLGNTCYLNSLLQALYSTVSFVVNLYIFNIDDNEKIMYSNHQNVSNKMSIKNKLFFSSNINDSHKNLLSKRFLYELKILFKLMSKTNKKYISPDNILNILPQELNNKNQQDVTELFRYTFEQLGGSEKKFLRLIFSGVVIQKVQCQKCFFISKKEEIIHDLSFHVPAKSTKKESIQKFFDTYIQKEKIYGNNKYKCSKCNKRRNALKWNEIISPPCHLILILNRYNWSFSSNEKKKIKTHVKINKKIVVNNFDYRLYGGIIHSGVSASSGHYYFIGKKSEKCDNFKNEWYQMDDSVITKVSSKSINRISKDLSNDHTPYVLFYRCKQAPVSPSLYF